GGGCCAAGCAGGGCAACAACGCCACCTCGCTTAAGGATATCTTGCTTGGTGATCGCAATTTGGTCTGAAACCAGGGCCAATAGTGCTTTCCAAGCGCGCGCGGGTTTGGTGTCCTCGGGAATGTAGCAAGCCATTTGATCTGCCAATTCCGCTGACACACCCATGCGTTCAAGGCGTTTTATCAGCATGGCGCGAAGCGGTTCTCGACGCTCCACTTCTTGCCAAAGAAGGCCAGAGACTTGATGTTCAAGCAGACGGCGAATCGAGGTCATCTCTTCACGCATGTTCTCCAACTCGTTGGCCGATTCATCGCTTTCCTGAGGAAGCTGACGGCGATCATAACGGGTTGGATCAAGACGCGGTTGTGGCTTATCAATACGTCGGTCTTCGGCGATCAACTTAGCGAGCGGCGAGTTTTCACGCACCCTCACTGAGTTATGTTGATCATCACGGTGTTTGGATTGACGTTGCAGCAGGGCTGATAATGAATCTTCGTTTTCGCGTTTGCGTTGTGGCTCATCACTCTGTTGGTTGTACTGCTTCAGCATGTTGGCGAAACGTTTGGTCATTGAACTGTTGTCGCTCTTTGCCGCGCTTTCACTACGCAAACTGACGCGATCATCTTCAACCGCACGAGCGGTCAGACGCCCAGCAGAGCTACTTGAAAACTGCCCGGACTCTTGTACCGAGCTTGCTGTCTGTCTGCGGCTTGACGTAGCAGCAAAAGTCGAAGACGCACTGTCCCCGTCAATGGCCGCAACGATCTCCACCCCTCCGGCCACTTTTTTATTGGACATGATCACCGCGTCCGCTCCGAGCTCTTCTTTCACTTGAAGGAGCGCCGTTCTCATGTCTTTGGCAAAAAATCGTTTTATTTTCAAACCATTCGTCCATTTAACAGGGTTTAACTATTAGTTACCCACTGCCTGTACAATGCGGATCTGTTTCTCGTCTGGGATCTCCTGATACGAGAGCACTCTGAGATTTGGTATTGTGTTCTTCACAAATTTCGCCAGAGTTGAACGCAACATACCGGAAGTCAGTAAGACAGCTGGTTCGCCTTTCAGCTCTTGCTCTTGAGTTGCCATACTCAGAGAGGCTTGCAGACGTTCTGCGAGACCAGGTTCAATTCCCGCAGACTCCCCGCCCGACGCTTGCATTGTCTGATGCAATATTTGTTCCAGCTCTGGAATTAAGGTTATCACAGGCAGCTCAGGCTCTATTCCATTGATTTCTTGGACAATTAGACGCTTAAGTGAGATGCGAACCGCCGCTGTGAGGATGTCGGGTTCTTGACTCTTCGAAGAGTATTCAGCCATGGTCTGAACTATGGTGCGGATATCGCGGATTGGAATTGCTTCGTTAAGTAGATTTTGTAATACCTTCACGACCACACCAAGCGGCAGTTGGTCAGGGACAAAATTCTCCACCAATTTAGGTGCGCTACGACCCAGCATCTCCAGCAGGTTCTGCACTTCTTCGTGACCAAGCAACTGCGAGGCATTGTTGGTTAAAAGCTGGCTCATGTGCGTTGCCAATACCGTCGAGGAATCCACCACGGTGTACCCAAGCGCCTGCGCATGTTCACGCTGCTCTGGGCGGATCCAAACCGCTTCGAGGCCAAAAGCAGGATCGATGGTCGGTTCTCCATCAATCATGCCATACACTTGCCCAGGGTTGATCGCCAGCTCTTGATCGGGGCGAATTTCTGCTTCACCCACGGCCACCCCCATTAAGGTAATGCGATAGCTGTTGGGCGTAAGTTCAAGGTTGTCACGAATATGCACGGGGGGGATGAGGAAGCCAAAATCTTGCGACAGTTTTTTTCGTACCCCTTTGACTCGCTCTAGCAACTCTCCGCCTTGATCTCTATCCACCAAGGGGATCAGGCGATAGCCCACCTCCAAGCCAATGATGTCAACTGGCTGTACATCGTCCCACGAAAGCTCACGCACTGATGGCGCATTGCTGGTATCAATAACGGCGGGGGTTTTGGGCTGTTTGGCTTTTTGCTTATGCTTTTTGTCGATGAAGTACGCTCCCGCGCCCGCAGCAATGGCGAGCAGTAAAAAGGAGAAATGGGGCATACCAGGAACAATCCCCATGACCCCTAAAATCGCGGCGGTGATCATCAGTGCTTTCGGGTTATCAAACATCTGAAATATCAGTTGCTCACCCATGTCTTCATCGGTATTTTGCCGTGTCACCATCATGGCCGCTGCAATCGATAAGAGTAGTGATGGGATCTGCGCAACCAGACCGTCACCGATGGTCAAAAGGGTATAAATCTGGATGGCTTCAGAAAAGCCCAGACTATGTTGCGCCATGCCGATAGACAGGCCACCAATGATGTTGATGAACAGAATCAAGATACCCGCGATGGCATCCCCTTTGACAAATTTGGAGGCACCGTCCATCGAACCGTAGAAGTCCGCTTCTTTGGTCACTTCAAAGCGGCGCAAACGGGCTTGCTCTTGATCAATCAAACCAGCATTTAGGTCGGCATCAATTGCCATCTGCTTACCAGGCAAAGCATCCAAGGTAAAGCGAGCACTCACTTCAGAGATACGCCCCGCACCTTTGGTCACTACCATAAAGTTGATGATCATCAGGATGAGGAACACCACTAAACCAACGGCGTAGTTTCCGCCGATAACCACGTTACCGAAAGCTTCAATCACGTTACCTGCGGCATCGCCACCTTCATGGCCTTTCAGCAACACGACCCGCGTCGAGGCAACGTTCAGTGCCAAACGTAACAGCGTTGCAATCAACAACACGGTCGGAAACGCCGCAAAATCGAGTGGGCGGCGCGTATAAACGGTCACCAACAACACCACCATCGACAGGGCGATGTTGAAGGTAAAAAACATGTCCAACAGGAACGCGGGGATAGGCAATACCACCATCGCCAGTGTCGCCAGCACCATCACTGGTGCGCCGATCGCAGGCATGGAGCGTTGGGGAATTTTAGGCAACTTATCTGCAAACGGCAGAGTAAATTTTTTAGCCATTACTTCGTCTCGGTTGGGTGAAACTTAACTCGCTTGTCATCTGAAAATGCGGGCACTTAACTGTCAGTCAGCAACTTTCAAAAAGCGGAACAAGCAATCTCTATACCAGAGTTGCGCCAAACAATTGACTGCACAAATCGTTTTAAATTGAATACTTAGTGGCGCATATCCGGTGGAATGGGTAGATCGTAATCCTGTAGTTTTGGCCTGTGCCCACCACGTCTGCGATACTGTTTGAGCTGGAATACGTAGGCTAGAATCTGCGCGACTGCAGTAAACAGCCCTTCAGGAATTTCTTGCTCAAGCTCAGTGGTGTAATAGAGAGCACGCGCTAACGGCGGTGCTGGCACAATGTAAATATCATGCTCACGAGCCACCTCTCGGATCTTCATCGCCATGTGATCAGAGCCTTTGGCAACCACCACTGGCGCGCGATCAGTCCCTTGCTTGTAGCGCAGCGCAACCGAAAAGTGCTCCGGGTTGGTGACAATAACATCGGCGGTTGGCACATCAGCCATCATGCGGCGCTGCGCCGCTTCTCGTTGCAACATCCGAATGCGGCCTTTGACTTCCGGTTTACCTTCGGTGTCTTTGTACTCGTCTTTCACTTCCTGCTTGGTCATTTTTAACTGATCAGCGTGTTGCCAGATCTGAAACGGAATGTCGATGGCCACGACGATTAACAAGGAGCAGCTGATCAGCAAAATAAAATTGAGCAAAATATCGAGCGAGTGAAAAATATTCTGTGGATAAACATCCATACTCAGTTGAATCAAGTCGGCTTGCGAAGCTTGGATGAGATAGATGGCCACGCCAGTCACAAGACCTACTTTGAGAATCGATTTGATCAGCTCCACCCAACTCTGTAAGCCAACCATGCGCTTTAAGCCACTCAGCGGATTCATTTTAGACAGCTTAGGCATAGCGGCTTCAGCAGAAAAACTGATGCCCCCCACCCCAGCAGCCCCTATGACAGCGGCAATAAAAAGCGTAATGAGGATCAACAGCAGCGGCACAAGCAAAGCCGTTATTGCACCACCTGCAATATCCAGCAGTTTCCCAGTGTCAAAAATTTCTTCTCGGGTGAGATCAAAAAGCCGCCCCATGATCTTAAATAGAGCGCGAGCTAAAGGCTCACCAAACCACATCAGTGCCACTGCCCCTACGATAAGCACAGAAGCCGAGGCAAGTTCTTTCGAGCGCGCAACTTGGCCTTTTTCTCTTGCTTGTTGTAATCGTCGGGGGGTGGCATCTTCGGTACGTTCTTGACCGTCTGACTCTGCCAATTCAGCCTCCTAGCAATTTAGCCGAATAAAGCGGCAAATCTGTTCTTCACCTTCTATCCAGTACAGTTCATAGTGGCTGTAAAGGCCA
The Vibrio navarrensis DNA segment above includes these coding regions:
- the flhA gene encoding flagellar biosynthesis protein FlhA translates to MAKKFTLPFADKLPKIPQRSMPAIGAPVMVLATLAMVVLPIPAFLLDMFFTFNIALSMVVLLVTVYTRRPLDFAAFPTVLLIATLLRLALNVASTRVVLLKGHEGGDAAGNVIEAFGNVVIGGNYAVGLVVFLILMIINFMVVTKGAGRISEVSARFTLDALPGKQMAIDADLNAGLIDQEQARLRRFEVTKEADFYGSMDGASKFVKGDAIAGILILFINIIGGLSIGMAQHSLGFSEAIQIYTLLTIGDGLVAQIPSLLLSIAAAMMVTRQNTDEDMGEQLIFQMFDNPKALMITAAILGVMGIVPGMPHFSFLLLAIAAGAGAYFIDKKHKQKAKQPKTPAVIDTSNAPSVRELSWDDVQPVDIIGLEVGYRLIPLVDRDQGGELLERVKGVRKKLSQDFGFLIPPVHIRDNLELTPNSYRITLMGVAVGEAEIRPDQELAINPGQVYGMIDGEPTIDPAFGLEAVWIRPEQREHAQALGYTVVDSSTVLATHMSQLLTNNASQLLGHEEVQNLLEMLGRSAPKLVENFVPDQLPLGVVVKVLQNLLNEAIPIRDIRTIVQTMAEYSSKSQEPDILTAAVRISLKRLIVQEINGIEPELPVITLIPELEQILHQTMQASGGESAGIEPGLAERLQASLSMATQEQELKGEPAVLLTSGMLRSTLAKFVKNTIPNLRVLSYQEIPDEKQIRIVQAVGN
- the flhF gene encoding flagellar biosynthesis protein FlhF, with protein sequence MKIKRFFAKDMRTALLQVKEELGADAVIMSNKKVAGGVEIVAAIDGDSASSTFAATSSRRQTASSVQESGQFSSSSAGRLTARAVEDDRVSLRSESAAKSDNSSMTKRFANMLKQYNQQSDEPQRKRENEDSLSALLQRQSKHRDDQHNSVRVRENSPLAKLIAEDRRIDKPQPRLDPTRYDRRQLPQESDESANELENMREEMTSIRRLLEHQVSGLLWQEVERREPLRAMLIKRLERMGVSAELADQMACYIPEDTKPARAWKALLALVSDQIAITKQDILKRGGVVALLGPTGVGKTTTIAKLAARAAMEYGANNVALVTTDTYRIGAHEQLSIYGRIMGCPVKVAKDSKELADVIYQLRNRKLILVDTAGMGQRDVRLSEQLDTLMQESGEVIHSYLVLPATAQRRVLQETIEHFRRIPLSGCILTKLDESLSLGEFISVVIQNALPVAYIANGQRVPEDIVIAQPKYMIAKANELLEKSTENEPHYWNSDNEGF
- the flhB gene encoding flagellar biosynthesis protein FlhB, which encodes MAESDGQERTEDATPRRLQQAREKGQVARSKELASASVLIVGAVALMWFGEPLARALFKIMGRLFDLTREEIFDTGKLLDIAGGAITALLVPLLLILITLFIAAVIGAAGVGGISFSAEAAMPKLSKMNPLSGLKRMVGLQSWVELIKSILKVGLVTGVAIYLIQASQADLIQLSMDVYPQNIFHSLDILLNFILLISCSLLIVVAIDIPFQIWQHADQLKMTKQEVKDEYKDTEGKPEVKGRIRMLQREAAQRRMMADVPTADVIVTNPEHFSVALRYKQGTDRAPVVVAKGSDHMAMKIREVAREHDIYIVPAPPLARALYYTTELEQEIPEGLFTAVAQILAYVFQLKQYRRRGGHRPKLQDYDLPIPPDMRH